Within Telopea speciosissima isolate NSW1024214 ecotype Mountain lineage chromosome 8, Tspe_v1, whole genome shotgun sequence, the genomic segment GGTGGCGGAGAATCGAATTGGAAATTTTAACCATCACTCTAGCAAGATGAGAAGGAAACAAATGGAGTAGCAACCAGAAATTCCAATGACCTCTAATAATAAGTCACTAACAACTTAATTGTTAGAAACCCGATAGATGGACGATATCATAAAATCCTGAAGGGCAAGAAATCATGGGTCATTCCATAtagaaatagaagttccatCCCCAACCTGTCGAATAAACAAACCTTCtaattaagaagaagaacatgaGACAATCCAACCCAAAGTAAGATCCCTTTTTAAGCATAGTTCAGTGATACATACCTCCTACCAGCTTGGAACAATGAATTAACCTGCCAAAGACCAAGTTTTGACTGGACAATCAATAACCTTATAACAAATGGCATTTTTCCTTCTCCGCTTAGCAACTAAAGGAATCACAAGTAAAAAGAGCACCATCTTTCATAGATGAGACCCTCAAAATATTCAGAAGtacatttattaaaaaatatttcacTTTTAGAGAAATTGATCTATTGGCCGGACAAATCCTGACTCAGGTTTAACATCGAATGAATTGTCAAAGCATCATTCTTAGTAGTAACGACAGAAGATTAGGGTGtcataaaattcttttttaaaaaaagatgaGAAATTTCAGGAGCCTCAACTGCAATCTTAATACTCCTAAATAAGTTAAGCTCTCCATGACCCTTAAATAGTCTAGATAAACCCTttatagcaaaaaataaaaaagatatttCTTTAATGGGCATCCTTGACACTCACCCTGAATGGCTCAAACATACCAAACAGCTACCTCGGTAGAATATGAACAAGTCAAGACAAGATAAGTAATAATATCACACCAAAATTGATGGAAAcctaaaaactcaaaaataactCTTATTTAAGTTTGTCATTGGTTGTAGAGATGTCCAGCTTATGAGCCATCCAACCCCTCTTGCCATTGTGATACCTAAGAAACTCAAAATCTCATGGGTTGTACCAATGTTATCAAAAAATTTCCGATCCTTAACACATTGTCCAACAACTTAATAATTATTTTCAACACCATCGTACAAAAACTAATCGGCCTAAAAACATCCACACACCAGAATTATGTTTCTTTTAAATAAGATAAAGGAGGGTATGATTGGAATCATACATTAAATTCAAAAAGAAATCATGGACATGATCAACAACATATCTTTTTTAACTACATCCCACCCTTTCTGAAGAAAATAGCTGGAGCACTATCATGACCCCCTGGGCTTTGAGATTACTAATACTAAACACAGATTGTTTAATTTTCTCTTCAGAAGACAAAACAATAAGACTTCAATTCTCAGCCTCACCGATAATGGGATCAAAGAGACTCTCAGTAAAAGACGGATCAACAAATTGAAAAAATAGAACCAAAATGCTTAACAAATCTATTAGCAATAAAGATAACTCAAACACTGTCTCACCACTCTCATTTAATATAAacatgggcaagagatctctacttggttgcatggtgtCTACACAaacgtctgggccaatgggtgatcACGCCTGGGAATCTACCCAGGGGGGCAGAGGCGTTATCTCACAGtaccctgtgagagggcatgggaaacaccaccaagtacaAATccttttccatatatatatatatatatatatatacctgaATTGCACCTTTTTAATGCCTTGAAAAAAACTTTCTCAACTtccaaaatctaaaaaatttgattaaaaatCTCAGGATGCTAGTGAGGACATCagatttttaaggaaaaaaaatatttctcaaACAAAAATAGTTTTATTTGGAAAAAGTGAAAGTTTTCTTCCACTCGCAGaagacggttcacccaccatcctagggttcacaaacctctaTAGTGTTTTAACatgttcccaaaataccctcttgatgcCCTCTCCCACCTTCTCCTTTCCCACAGTCGGTGAATGGAATCTCAATTATCGTCGGTGAAAGATTTTCAGAAAATATTCCCTAAAACAAATTGACGGCCAGCAATATAAGGGAACAAGAAAATGTCAATACATTTGGGAGTGGGagtgggagggggagggggagggggggggggggattgatgGGTTGTGTATGATTAAATTTGGCTCTCAAAATTTGTCATAGGCTTAACCAAACGGCATTAGTGGTTGTATCACATGCAGAGTACTTAGCTCATGTAGCCTAAGTGCCTAACCAAATCGCAGAAGGAATAAAGGCATCTAGGGTCATTTACGATAATACACAAGGTAGGTCTACATTGTTAAGGTGAAGACGTGGTTTGGGGTATTGGATCCGATTGGCCGATTTTGGtcggatcggattggtatcagCCGAGACCGATCCTGATACCAATCTGATCCAGCTGTACGGATAGAggtaaaaaatgaatttttttttaattttttattatataagaaaacagggacaaaagtgtcatcTTTGCCCGAGTTTGGACGATCCCAATCCGTATCGGTCGACCTGATCCCTATCCAGTCCGATCCAGCCGATAtcgagatcacgaaccatgggTGAAGACCTCCCCTAACATACTTTTTCCTCTCATTAAGCTGGGGTATATGAGACACCTAGGTCTAAAGGTGTCAAATTGGGATTGAGATCTCGACCGTCTTAGAACCGATCACCTAACACCCAGACCGATCCATCACGTTACCGAATGGGACGATTCTGCGAGTTATTTCGGATCTATTATTAAATAGAACAGGACAGTTCTAGGACGATTTTCTCAACATATCCAAAATAGAAGGACCAATAAGAAGCCAACCGGAACCAGATCGACAAAAACTTGTTTAAGATGtatatttacttatttaggGTTAGTAAATACTTAATAGTTACAACCTCTAGAAGAGTTATatcataaacaaagaaaaactaagGGATATGTGTTAATGAAACACTTGTATATGAGGGAGACATTGAGAAGCTAGAACCATTAAGGAATCAAAACCTAACTATGTCTCAAGGGAGGGGGATCGCTGACAGGCTGTATGGCCCCTGCACTAGCACAGGGTCCAATGAAAACGTGTGCATTGGGCATCCAATAGGGGTGGGTTTTTTCATTTTACAGAgacggggtggtcatttcatcctTCTTATGTCTGGTCATAGTCGCCATGCAACCGTTTTTCTCATGTCTTAATTACAAagatatatttatatttgaatGTTTGAGACTTGGGAAAATTTTGTAACCTCACTTTTTTGTTCGTAGCTTTATTCTTAAAATTTCTTTTATATAATATTTAATGCAATGatcaaaagaaattttcaaaaattgaaattttatttcatgcaatattttatgtaattttttatgtGAGATGAAAGATTacttttattgaaaaaactaAATAACTTCTGGGTGAAAGAATGCCACTTGATCGCACCATACATACTGCCTCTATCTTGACATAGGGGTGTGTGAAATTATTGCCGCACTCCCCTGGAACATTGAAAAAGGGTGGTGTGTATGGCACGATTGGTTGGCGCGTATGGCACGACTAGGTGGCATTCTTTATTCCATATCttttagaaaaaaaacaaggggcAAGAAAATAAATGACAGTTTCCTTCACCACACGGTAAAGTTCAACCACCATCATAAGGTTGTACCCACTTGCACCCATCAAAAAATCCATAGTGAATAGATTACCATCCACCATGACTGATTTGTAACGCTTACATCAGCATAGGGGTCAATGAGACCGTGAGTAGGATAGGGCAATACTTTCGCACACTCTTGTGTATGGGCGTAGGAGCCATGCAACTTTGAGTACCCAGAACAATTATGAAACTGGACCAAAACAACCCACTGTTAAATGGGACCAGATATCAGTTTTGTGACCATTTGCCTTATGAGACTAAATTCTCATAGGACTTCGGAGGCTATGATCCCACAAAACAAAGCTAAACTGTTCTTGAGGATCCCTGTAATGGGACCCCTTCCAAACCCCACCATTGCAAGACATATACGAAGTCTGTGTCAttgagaaaatgaaaattaaagaaCTAATGACAGTTTTCCCAATAAAATTATGAAGCCTCTGCTCAATCATTTCACTCATAATTCATTCATGAATCATTCTTCATTAACTAAATTGagtcaaataataataataatggtaTAACCGCATTTATTGGCGAAAAGATCGTATGAGACTTtgttattttatgattttatctcctaaaatacagatttttgAGAAATTAATTAAGGTAGAATCCAGTACGATCCAAATACGCCACCATTACGAAACCAAACAGGAAACGAAGACAAAACAGCATTAATAACGAAGATATTATAAATTTTGGAAGGAATGCTTGCCAGGCCACTTCGCTTGCTTAATTTAATGGGGATCCATTCATTTTTATGGAAATTTTTTCTCTGGTCGGAGAACCCAGAGATGGTttagaaaagaaatcaaaatacccatcttttattttcttaaaactCCGAAGTTGAGAACGAATATCTTTATCcgaaagtttaaaaaaaaacagagaattaATTGCAGGAATACAGAAAGGAAACGAGAGCCACACGTCGCCATCATGACTGATTTTATTCTATTCTCCCCCCTCTCCCcaccaccccccaaaaaaaaaaaaaaaatcctcattGACCTCTTTGGAGCTCGTCTCTGCAACTCTAATGGCGCCCGGAAATAGAACAAACAGTTCCCAGAATCACTATAATAGAAAAGGAAGATTGAAGACCCAAAAATCTTTCTATGATCACTTCATCAAACAATCTAACTAACCACATGAAAATAGGAGtatgaaatgaaagaagaaaaaaaagagataaaaataagggaatcaAGTATTATGATCATGGGAGTCGTTTTTCGATCGATCGATTGAAGTGAAGGATGAGACCGTTGCATTTGGGGCACTCTTGGACCTGTTTGGGAAGCATAAAGTACATGAAACATCTCTTGCAACCGGCAACAACGAGAACATCATCGCCTTCATAACGGTAATCGtcccttgaagaagaagaaggtgtgGAGGTAGAAGAGGAACCCTCGCTGTCATACTCATACCCATTCCAATACGAGTTCTCCTCTTCAGAATAGAAATCTAAACCACCACCACAAGCCCTTGTTGTCTTCCTTGGATCTTCTTTCGCTTTCGTTCCATTCTCCCAGTTCATGTAGTAAATCTCCCCCGTCTGTAAAAGTAAACACGcacccaaaaattttaaaaattaaaacaaaattttgattctTGGTTCTTGAGTCAAGAACACCAAGATATATGGACGAGCTCCGATGCagcaaaatctaaaaaatcCAAGGCAACAAAAGAATGCCGGTTACTATGGttttatctatctctctcatcatCCAAAACCGAAAACAGAAACAAGTATACATGTGTGTGATTGATGGAGGGAGGGAGAGTTAATGACTAcaagacaaaaagaaaacacAGAATGGCGACCTCTGGACGAACCTGAACAGAAAGATTTCACAAGACATACCCAAAAGAgcgaacagagagag encodes:
- the LOC122671110 gene encoding uncharacterized protein LOC122671110, whose amino-acid sequence is MTAPNMKKITASLERSLQNCSLNRDSSGAGGGVGRSATSDEPENLTIVDTSVELNSQVTLPYRWEQCLDLKTGEIYYMNWENGTKAKEDPRKTTRACGGGLDFYSEEENSYWNGYEYDSEGSSSTSTPSSSSRDDYRYEGDDVLVVAGCKRCFMYFMLPKQVQECPKCNGLILHFNRSIEKRLP